In Mesotoga infera, the DNA window GCCATGTCAACAGTCTGGATGGTCCATACACTGACGAGTCATTTGGAACGGGGGGCAAAGATGATAAAATCCATTAATATTTCTATCTGTCAAAGAAAAATTGACTCTTGATGCTTCTATAAGGAGGGGCTGAATTGAAGTGTGGAGTGGTGCTTACAGGTTGTGGCTCGGAGGACGGAACAGCCGTTGACCAGGCCATAATGACTTTCCTCGCTCTGGAGAAGGCAGGGGCCGAGGTTGTTTCTCTGGCACTCGACAAGGATCAATACGAGGTTATCAACCACCAGACAGGAAAACCGGCTGAACTTGAACAGAAGCGAAACCAGCTCGTAGAATCAGCCAGACTGATCAACGGACCGGTAAACGACATCGATGCCTTCAGTGGGGAGGAGCTGGACCTGCTCGTTATTCCCGGAGGGAAGGGAGTTCTGAAGAGCCTCTCTACTTTCGAAGACGAAGAGGATCACTACAGAGTGAACAATAGCCTTGAAAGGCTTCTCGTCAACTGCTTCAACGGCAAGAAACCTCTGGGAGCGATCGGAGAAGGCGTCCTGATACTTGCAAGGGCTCTCGAGAACGTAGCCTCCAATCTTACCGTCACTGCCTCGGGCAATCCAGAAGATAGGATGACCGTTCTCGAGAAGCTGGCTATAGATCATGTCCCCTGTGAGGTCGGA includes these proteins:
- the elbB gene encoding isoprenoid biosynthesis glyoxalase ElbB, which codes for MKCGVVLTGCGSEDGTAVDQAIMTFLALEKAGAEVVSLALDKDQYEVINHQTGKPAELEQKRNQLVESARLINGPVNDIDAFSGEELDLLVIPGGKGVLKSLSTFEDEEDHYRVNNSLERLLVNCFNGKKPLGAIGEGVLILARALENVASNLTVTASGNPEDRMTVLEKLAIDHVPCEVGEICVDKTNKVVTAPLLVREDGLMEKNESIETFVKRLFDLLPL